In the genome of Geminocystis sp. M7585_C2015_104, the window CATAGGGGCGGATTTACCCATTATTGCCTATAATGGGGCCTGGGTGCAACGGGTAGATACCGGGGAAATGTTATTACATCAACCAGTGCACAAAAATATTGCCCAGGAGTTGGTACAATATTTCCGGCAACAACAACAAGAAAATGAGTTGGATATACATCTCTATTATGATGACCAATTGTATGTAGAAAATTTTAACGAGAAAACCGATTTTTATGTCCAACGTTCCGGAATCGATTATAATCTGGTGGAAAGGCTAGAAGACTTGCTGGATAATCATCCCACCAAGATTTTAGCTCAAAGTCCCGATTCCGATTTAATTACTTATCTCCTCGAGGATTTGCAGAGGAGATATCCCCCCGAGAAAGTCTTCCTCACCCAGTCTAATCCCGTATATTTAGAAGCTACCAGGGCTAATGTTAACAAGGGTAGTGCCGTTAAATACTTAGTAGAAAAAATCTTAGACTTGAAACCAGAAAACGTCATGGCTATTGGGGACAATCTTAACGATTATACCATGTTAAAATATGCCGGGTTTAGTGTGGCAATGGGAGACGCGCCAGCAGAGGTAAAAGCCATTGCCTCGGCAGTCACCGACGATGTAGAAAATGATGGTGTCGCCAAAGCCATTCAGGAATATTTGCTATAGACTGACTACTAGTTTGACTTAAGTTACTGACTAAAAGTAATTCCCTTTTCCTCCAACAAATTTACAAAAAACTCCTCCAGAGAATCACGACTTTTATTCATACTTATTAACTCCGCCGATACTTGAGACAGATAGGCCAAAAATTCTTCCGGTTTCCCCTTTAATTCCCCCATCACCAGGTTATTTTCTTGTTTTAGATTATTCAACCAGCCACTCCAATCGGTGGGGGAATTGTCTCTATTTACCCTCACTACCACATGATAACTCTCTTTTGTCCCCAAAATTTCATCCAATGAGCCTACCGCCAATAACTCACCCCTTGCCAGGATAGCAATTCTGTCGCATATCTTCTCCACATCAGACAGAATATGGGTGTTAAAAAATATAGTCTTGCCTGTTCCCTCAAAGACAGTATAATTTGCCTAACCTGGTAACGACCTAGAGGATCTAAACCAGACATTGGTTCATCAAAAAAGACAACCTCGGGATTATTGATTAAAGCCTGTGCCATTCCCACCCTTTGTAACATTCCCTTGGAATACTGTCGCAGTTGTTTCTTTTTCGCTGTCTCTTTAGATAAACCCACTAAGTCTAATAACTGGGGTATCCTCTTTTTTTGTTCAGATTTAGGTATTTGAAATAAGTCTGCTACAAAAGAGAGAAACTCCCAAGCCGTCAGAAAATCATAATAATATGCATTTTCTGGCAAGTAGCCCAGCTTTTGTTTTACGGTGATATCGCCAGGGGGTTTTCCCAACAAAAATGCCCTGCCAGAAGTGGGTTTAGTGATACCTAAAAGGAGCTTTAAAAGAGTAGTTTTTCCTGCGCCATTATGTCCTAATAAGCCAAAAGTCTCCCCCTTATATACCCTCAAGGTACAATTTTTCAGGGATACAACTTTTTTATTCAACCAAAATCCAGTCAGATATGTTTTACTCAAATTATAAGTCTCCACGACTGTTTCTCTCTCCATAGTGCCATTATTATTGTCTATATTGGTAGCCACCATGATTTCTATCTACCATTAATATTTCCCCAATACCAATATAGAATTAATCAGGAAAATTCTTCAATTATTTACTACCTAAAAGGAAAAGGGTAAGTAGAGTGGCACTATTCCAAAGACTGTGTACCATAATAGAAGCCAATAGACTACGAGAGCGAGTATAAACTATCCCCAGGATTAACCCCAAACTAGCCAGGGGTATAGCCTCCGCCAGACTACCATGGGCGATAGCAAAAATAAAGGCGGAAAAGAGGATAGAATCTCCCACAGAATAATAACGGGTGAGGGAAGGAAGGAGGAAACCGCGAAACATTATTTCTTCAAAAATGGGCGCAGCTATAGATGCTGTTACAAAGAATACAGCCAGTGCAAATTTATCTTGTGCTTCTAATGCTAAAAATAAAAGGGGATTACTACCACCTCTGCCTTGCCACAATTGCTGGTTAAGTAAAGAGACAAAAAACACAAGGGGAATAGCTGTCACATAACCGCCAATACCCCACCAAAACCAGTTTTTGCCAGTGAAATTAAACCAGTCTTTCGGCAGAGGAAAAAAGGGTTTTAAAGATAAATACAATATTGCTAATCCTCCTCCTGCCATCAGAAGATAGCCGAAAAACACGTATAAAGCCTTCCCCCTAATGTCAAAATCCGCTGGATTTATCCTCAATCCCCCCAATATAATCGGTAATACCACCTGGGAAAAGAAAAAGAAACCCCCTACTATGACTTGTAGGATAACCTCCCAATCCCAGGGAGTTTCCCAGGGTTTATCACTGTTAATTGCCAGGGTTGAGTTTTCTTTTTTCAGCAGGGATTCAATCAACAAAAAGATAATTAAACCAAAACCTATTAAGCCCCCAAATATAGCAATACTACTTATAATCCCCAATTTTATTAATGCCTTTTCTGCCGAGGATTGAACTTCATTTTGCACCCCGACAAGTTTATCTTTGTCGTTAGTTAACTGGTAGAGTCTAGCCAGGGTTACATTCTCAAACCAGCCGTCCAATTTTTGGGATATTATTTCAGCTACTTCTTCAGATTGACCCTCTTTTATGCCCTTATTCTCTAGCCAGATACTTCCGATTATACCCCTTATTCTTTCATCAGAAATCGAGGAGAGATATTTGTCTGCATTTTGGATGTCATTCTGATAAGCGTAGAGGATGGCAAGACAAATATTGAGCCTTTCTAATAACAAGTTGTCCTGTTGAATAGACTGTTTTAATTGTTGTCGAGGCCTGGTGGCATCTAACTGAGAAATTGTCTGATTTTTTTTCTGAATATTATCCTTAATGACTTCCAGGACTTGTTCATACTGTTGTGCGATGGTTTTATAGGGAGTATTGCCAATAAGAGTTTCCAGCAATTCAGCATTTTTCTCTCCTTTTGGCTGCCACTGAGAGGCATTGAGAATTAGGTTGCTTTGATACAACTCCAGCTGGTATTGGATTTGAATTTCCCCCAGACTCTGAAAAAGAGTCAAAAATACACTAACAGCGGAAACAACCGTAAGAATAATTAACAAAAGACGTTTCCCAGTCATACTGTCCCCTTTTTTAGTTTAAACTAATAAAAAATCATAGGGACTCGGAAAATCAAGCCCCTAAGAAACTCAAAAAAAGTGGATTGCTAATTTTTGATGGTTAATGGTTGATAGTCTCCTCCTATTATAGTCTACCTCTGCATCTTTCACAACTACACAGTATCTCCCTTCACCACCCCAGAGGATAAATTGGTGTTTCAGTTAAACAATAAACAAAATCGCAAAAAAAAAGACTCGTTTAGAGTCCGGAGGAAGAAATAAAGTTATTTAAAATGGGGGAAAATCAGGAGGGGGTATTTACCAGTTTACATTCGCCGGAGGGGCACAAGTCCACTAATTCCACAGGGGTGGGTTGGATTTTCCAGATTCTCTCGGCATATTCCCTTACACTACGATCACTGGAAAACTTACCAATGCGTGCAGTGTTGAGAATAGACATTTTGGTCCATTGTACCCTATCTTTGTAGGCAACAGCAACATGTTCATGACAGTCTATATAGGGTTGATAATCAGCAAGGACAAAGAAGGGATCATGGTAGAGTAGATTATCAGCCAAATCCCGGAAAAGACTACTGTCTAAATGGGAGAAGAAACCAGTGGCAATTTGGTCAATGGCTACCTTGAGGGCCTGATTGCTGATATAATACTTCTTGGGGTAAGGGGTGCGACGACTAAGTTGTTTAACTTCCTCTACAGTCAAACCAAAAGAGAAGAAGTTTTCCTCGCCAACAGAGTCTCGGATTTCGATGTTGGCCCCATCCAAAGTCCCCACCGTAATGGCACCATTCATGGCAAACTTCATATTACTGGTACCAGAAGCCTCCTTACCGGCCAGGGAGATTTGTTCAGATATGTCTGCGGCTGGTATAATCTTCTGAGCCACAGTCACATTGTAGTCTGGGACAAATACTACCTTGAGACGGTCTTTAACATCTGGGTCATTATTAATTACATCCGCAACACAGTTAATTAACTTGATAATCAGTTTTGCCATCCAATAGCCGGGGGCCGCCTTACCCCCGAAAATGAAAGTATAGGGGGGGATATCCAAATCAGGATTGCGTTTGAGACGGTTATATAGGGTGATGATATGTAAAACCTTAAGGTGTTGGCGTTTGTATTCGTGAATCCGTTTGACCATTACATCGAAGATAGAATCGGGATTGACTACTACGCCAACCTTTTGTTGGATGTAACGCGCCAGATTTTTCTTATTCTCCCGTTTCACCTCCCGCCATTTTTCCTGGAAGCTGGAATCTGTAGCGTATTTTTCCAAACCCCTTAATAAATCCAGGTTTTGTAGCCACTCGTCACTGCCAAGGGATTCAGTAATCAACCGGGCAAAAGAGGGGTTAATCAAGGCTATCCAACGACGGGGAGTCACGCCATTGGTGATATTGGTGAATTTTTCAGGGGAGAATTGATACCAGTCTTTCAAAACAGTTTCTCTTAGTAATTGGGAGTGGATGGCAGAAACCCCGTTGATGGCAAAACTACAACTGGA includes:
- a CDS encoding HAD family phosphatase, with the protein product MTVTKGIRVLILDIDGTIAGRSNQVSQAVRQAIKQAQAKGIMVGLATGRMFCSAKAFHEAIGADLPIIAYNGAWVQRVDTGEMLLHQPVHKNIAQELVQYFRQQQQENELDIHLYYDDQLYVENFNEKTDFYVQRSGIDYNLVERLEDLLDNHPTKILAQSPDSDLITYLLEDLQRRYPPEKVFLTQSNPVYLEATRANVNKGSAVKYLVEKILDLKPENVMAIGDNLNDYTMLKYAGFSVAMGDAPAEVKAIASAVTDDVENDGVAKAIQEYLL
- a CDS encoding CPBP family intramembrane metalloprotease, whose amino-acid sequence is MTGKRLLLIILTVVSAVSVFLTLFQSLGEIQIQYQLELYQSNLILNASQWQPKGEKNAELLETLIGNTPYKTIAQQYEQVLEVIKDNIQKKNQTISQLDATRPRQQLKQSIQQDNLLLERLNICLAILYAYQNDIQNADKYLSSISDERIRGIIGSIWLENKGIKEGQSEEVAEIISQKLDGWFENVTLARLYQLTNDKDKLVGVQNEVQSSAEKALIKLGIISSIAIFGGLIGFGLIIFLLIESLLKKENSTLAINSDKPWETPWDWEVILQVIVGGFFFFSQVVLPIILGGLRINPADFDIRGKALYVFFGYLLMAGGGLAILYLSLKPFFPLPKDWFNFTGKNWFWWGIGGYVTAIPLVFFVSLLNQQLWQGRGGSNPLLFLALEAQDKFALAVFFVTASIAAPIFEEIMFRGFLLPSLTRYYSVGDSILFSAFIFAIAHGSLAEAIPLASLGLILGIVYTRSRSLLASIMVHSLWNSATLLTLFLLGSK
- a CDS encoding glycogen/starch/alpha-glucan phosphorylase, with product YLESMATHQIPAIGYGIRYEYGIFDQEIRDGWQVEITDLWLKYGNPWEMRRSEVVYEVKFGGYVEHYTDSAGRFCSNWHPHLVVKGVAYDTPILGYRVNNANTLRLWKAEAPESFDFQAFNVGDYYGAVHEKTICENISKVLYPNDEPLQGKQLRLQQQYFFVSCSLQDMLKMHLARGEKIETFHEKFVVQLNDTHPAIAPAELMRLLLDEHLLDWDTAWHITTNTFAYTNHTLMPEALEKWDLELFGSLLPRHLEIIYEINRRHLDQVAVRFLGNLEKIRNLSLIEEGERKALRMASLASSCSFAINGVSAIHSQLLRETVLKDWYQFSPEKFTNITNGVTPRRWIALINPSFARLITESLGSDEWLQNLDLLRGLEKYATDSSFQEKWREVKRENKKNLARYIQQKVGVVVNPDSIFDVMVKRIHEYKRQHLKVLHIITLYNRLKRNPDLDIPPYTFIFGGKAAPGYWMAKLIIKLINCVADVINNDPDVKDRLKVVFVPDYNVTVAQKIIPAADISEQISLAGKEASGTSNMKFAMNGAITVGTLDGANIEIRDSVGEENFFSFGLTVEEVKQLSRRTPYPKKYYISNQALKVAIDQIATGFFSHLDSSLFRDLADNLLYHDPFFVLADYQPYIDCHEHVAVAYKDRVQWTKMSILNTARIGKFSSDRSVREYAERIWKIQPTPVELVDLCPSGECKLVNTPS